CCCCAGCCGGGCAGGCCGGGGAACCCGTCGGCGCTGTCGCCCACGAGGGCGAGCAGATCGGGCACCGAGGCGGGTGGCACACCGAGGCGGGCACGGACGCCGTCGGCGTCGAACCACTTGTCCTGCCGGCGGTCCCACTGCCAGACCTTGCCCCCCACGCACTGGCCGAGGTCCTTGTCGGGCGTGGCGATGACCACCCGCTCCACCCGCTCGTCGGCGGCGGCGACGGCGGCCCCGGCCGCCAGGGCGTCGTCCGCCTCCTGCTCCACCATGGGCCACACGGTGAACCCGAACGCGACGAGCGCGTCCTCGACCACCGGGAACTGGGCCTTGAGCTGGGGGTCGACGCCGGAGCCGTCCTTGTAGGTGGCCCACATGTCGTTTCGGAAGGACTCGATCACGTGGTCGGTGGCAACGGCGACGTGCGTGGCACCCTGCTCGAGCAGCGCCAGGCACGAGGAGACCACGCCGCGGGTGGCGCCGCGCTCCGCGTCCTTGTTCGCCGGGGAGAAGTGCTGGCGGAAGAGCTCGTAGGTGCCGTCGATCAGGTGGATCTGCATGCGCCGAGCGTGTCACACGCCCCGGCACGCCGGCCCCGCCCGGCCGCGACATGTTCCCTGCTCCGGGAGGGGTTTTGGTCAGCCGGTGTGGGACGGGTCCTCCACGAGCGAGGACGCCCAGTCGGGCACGTACTTCGAGACCTCGATCGGCGGGCGCTGGTAGCCGGTACCCGCCGGTCGCTCGGGCAGCTCGACCTTGTCGCGGTCCTCGATCTCCCGGTAGGGCAGGGAGTCGAGCAGATGGTGGATCATGTTCAGCCGCGCCTGCTTCTTGGAGTCCGAGGCCACGTGGTGCCAGGGCGCGATCTGGGTGTCGGTGTGCACCATCATCTCGTCCTTGGCCCGGGAGAAGTCCTCCCACCGGGTGATCGACTGCAGGTCGATCGGGGAGAGCTTCCACTGGCGCAGCGGGTCGTGCAGCCGCTTGCGGAACCGCTCCAGCTGGACGTCGTCGGAGACGGAGAACCAGTACTTGCGCAGCAGGACGCCGTCCTCGATCAGCATCTGCTCGAAGATCGGGCACTGCCGCAGGAACCGTTTGTGCTCCTCCGGCGTGCAGTACCCCATCACCTTCTCGACGCCCGCGCGGTTGTACCAGGAGCGGTCGAACAGCACCATCTCCCCGGCGGCGGGGAGGTGCTGGACGTAGCGCTGGAAGTACCACTGTCCTTTCTCACGCTCGGTCGGCGCCGGAAGGGCGGCGATGCGGGCCACTCGTGGGGAGAGGTACTCGGTGATCCGCTTGATCGTCCCGCCCTTGCCGGCCGCGTCGCGGCCCTCGAACACCACGACCACGCGTGCGCCGGTCTCCTTGACCCACACCTGCAGCTTTCCGAGCTCGCCCTGCAGCCGGTACAGCTCGGCGTTGTAGATCTTGTTCGGGATCTTCGTGGTGCGGAACCGGGAGGCCTCGGACAGCCCTT
This window of the Georgenia yuyongxinii genome carries:
- a CDS encoding 5'-3' exonuclease; the encoded protein is MQIHLIDGTYELFRQHFSPANKDAERGATRGVVSSCLALLEQGATHVAVATDHVIESFRNDMWATYKDGSGVDPQLKAQFPVVEDALVAFGFTVWPMVEQEADDALAAGAAVAAADERVERVVIATPDKDLGQCVGGKVWQWDRRQDKWFDADGVRARLGVPPASVPDLLALVGDSADGFPGLPGWGAKSAGAVLDRWGHLEDIPTDPATWDAGVRSAAKLNATLREDWDLALLFRDIATARTDAEVGAVDSWLWSGPGAAAAEVAASLDAPRLLERAQRLAEARLG
- the ppk2 gene encoding polyphosphate kinase 2, with protein sequence MQGLSEASRFRTTKIPNKIYNAELYRLQGELGKLQVWVKETGARVVVVFEGRDAAGKGGTIKRITEYLSPRVARIAALPAPTEREKGQWYFQRYVQHLPAAGEMVLFDRSWYNRAGVEKVMGYCTPEEHKRFLRQCPIFEQMLIEDGVLLRKYWFSVSDDVQLERFRKRLHDPLRQWKLSPIDLQSITRWEDFSRAKDEMMVHTDTQIAPWHHVASDSKKQARLNMIHHLLDSLPYREIEDRDKVELPERPAGTGYQRPPIEVSKYVPDWASSLVEDPSHTG